GTGAAGATAGAGAGTGTAATACTAGAAAAACTATATCACAAACAACTAATTCAAGATGCCCTAATTGTCATAAAAAATTAGAGCTTCGTGGTGAAGGAGAAGGAAAAATTTTTACTTGTAGCTGTGGATATAGAGAAAAATTATCCTCTTTTAATAAAAGAAAACAAGAAGAAAAAAAGAAAGCGTCAAAGAAAGATGTTAATCAATATATAAAAAATCAAAATAAAAATCAAGAAGTATTTAATAATCCATTTGCAGAAGCCTTAGCTAAGTTAAAAAAATAAATAGCTTTCATGGTAATATTATACACAATCACAACTTTAACTATATATTAGTTATATGTACTGATATAATATAGGATATAGTTTAGACATGAAAGTAGGGATGTCAAATGAGATTAGATTATATGTTTAAATACTATTGTGATGAATGTAAAGATATATGGAATAATTCAAGTATTGAATTATGTAAAGACATAGAAACATATAGTGAAGAGTCACAAAAAAAGTGTGAAAGCGAATTAGATAAATTGATAGATAAAGTGTCAGTTCACTTAGACAAGTATCCAAGTGATATTGTTTTAAGAAAAATGTGGATAAAAAAAGGTGAAGCTTTTTTGCAAAAAACACTAGAAAAAGAGAATATTTTTAAATTAGAAAAAATGAATGTAGAAGATAGAAAAAAATTCTTAGAAATAACAAAACAATTTATCAGAGATGCTAGAGGATTTGATGATGATTTACCTATAGAAGATATTATGCAGGCCATGAGGAATGTATGGATTTCAAATGCACTGCAATTATTATTTGGAAAAGATGTCTATTATTCAAAAGCAAGCTTTGCATATAGTATGTTATATCCATATACAGACAATTATTTAGATAGTACAAAGACAAATGAAATGGATAAAACTTTATTCAATAGTTGGTTAGAAAAAAGACTCTTAGGAGAAAAAATTAAACCTAATAACTGTCATGAAAGTAAAGTATCTCAGATGGTAGATTATATTGAAGAGGTTTATCCTAGAGAAGATTTCAAAGAAGTATATGAGTCATTGCTATTAATATTTGAAAGCCAAGTAAAGAGTTTAAAACAACAGAATAAGGAAACTTATTTGTCTAAAGACGAAATATTATCTATTTCTGCTGAAAAGGGCGGTTCATCTGTTTTAGTAGATGGATATTTAATAAATGGGATTATGACAAATGAAGAGATAAAGTTTTGTATTGGTTATGGATTTTTATTGCAAATATCTGATGATTTACAGGATATAAAAGAAGATTTAAAGTATAATCATAATACTATAATGACAGAGATGTCAAAAGAAGGTTTATTGGATGAAGTTGCAAATAAATTAATAAACTTTACTATTGAATTAATAGATAACTTTAAAATTAACAGTAGAAGTGAAGCTATAATAGATATGATAAAAAATGATTGTTTAATGTTGATTTTGTTTTCTATAGCTTACAATACTGAATTTTTTTCTGTAGAATATATAAAAAAAATAGAGAGATTTCTTCCATATACGATATCTTATTCACTGGAAATTAAAGAAAAGATGCGAAAAAAATTTAAAAATATTGATTTCTTAAATAATGAAAATGAATATAAAGAAATGATTGATACTATATGTGCAAAGTAGAAAAATAGTGAGATGTGTAACACATATCTCACTATTTTAAGTTTAAATAAAAATATTGATGTTAAGTTATTTAAATGCAGTAATAATCCCATTATCATGTAGGTTTTTTATGATTGTAGCGGCTAT
This sequence is a window from Clostridioides difficile. Protein-coding genes within it:
- a CDS encoding flagellar protein FliS — its product is MRLDYMFKYYCDECKDIWNNSSIELCKDIETYSEESQKKCESELDKLIDKVSVHLDKYPSDIVLRKMWIKKGEAFLQKTLEKENIFKLEKMNVEDRKKFLEITKQFIRDARGFDDDLPIEDIMQAMRNVWISNALQLLFGKDVYYSKASFAYSMLYPYTDNYLDSTKTNEMDKTLFNSWLEKRLLGEKIKPNNCHESKVSQMVDYIEEVYPREDFKEVYESLLLIFESQVKSLKQQNKETYLSKDEILSISAEKGGSSVLVDGYLINGIMTNEEIKFCIGYGFLLQISDDLQDIKEDLKYNHNTIMTEMSKEGLLDEVANKLINFTIELIDNFKINSRSEAIIDMIKNDCLMLILFSIAYNTEFFSVEYIKKIERFLPYTISYSLEIKEKMRKKFKNIDFLNNENEYKEMIDTICAK